The following nucleotide sequence is from Microbacterium arborescens.
TGAGGTCCGCAACTATGAAGGGCGCGTGTTCCGGCGCCTGTACATCAAGCCGGGGATCACGGGTCTGTGGCAGGTGAGCGGCCGCAGCGACCTGTCGTGGGAGGACAGCGTCGCGCTGGATCTCCGCTACGTCGAGAACTGGTCGGTGACCCTCGACCTCATGATCATGTGGCGCACCGTCAAGGTGATGCTCCGACCGGTGGGAGCCTACTGATGAGCCCGAGGCCGCAGCCCGTGCCGGCATCCGTTCTGTTCGTGGGCATCAACTACGCGCCTGAACCGACCGGGATCAGTCCGTATACGACGGGGATGGCCCAAGGCCTCGCGCGCGAAGGGTGGGACGTCCGTGTGCTCACGTCGTACCCGCACTATCCCTGGTGGCGCGTGCCCGAGGAGTTCCGAGACCTGCCGGCGCGCTCTGCCGTGTCGGGCGTCGACATCCGGCGGCTCCGTCATTACGTGCCACGCGCTCCCAGCGCGATCAAGCGCGCCGTGTTCGAGATCTCGTTCGGACTGCGTGCCCTGACGTGCCGCTGGGAAGATCCCGCGGCCATCGTCGTCGTCTCCCCCGCCCTCCTTGCCTCTCGCATGGTCGCACTGCGGGCGCGGCTGCACCGCATTCCGGTCGTCACCTGGGTACAGGACATCTACGCGATCGGCGTTCAGGAGGCGGGGTCGGGGTCCGGGGCCGGGGCGATCGCCGCGATCGAGGCGAGCCTGCTCGCGGCCTCGGAGCGGGTCGTCGTCATCCACCGGCGGTTCCGGACGGCCCTCGAGGAACGCCTCGGGGTCACGCGTCCGGTCGATGTCGTGCGCAACTGGTCGCACGTGCCCGAGCCGGCGGCGAGCGACACGGCCGCAACGCGACGACGCATGGGCTGGGGCGATGACGAGGTCATCGTGCTGCACACCGGCGCGATCGGAGCCAAACAGGGGCTCGAGAACGTCATCGATGCCGCCGTGATCGCTCGAGAGCGTGGGTCGCGCGTACGCTTCGCGCTCGTCGGTGACGGCGGACAGCGCGCCGCGCTCGAACAGCGCCCGGGCGCGGAAGCCGTCTCGTTCGTCGACCCGCTTCCCGAGTCGCAGTTCCTCGACGTACTCGCAGCCGCAGACGTGCTGCTCGTGCATGAACGCGCGGGTCTGACGGAGATGTCGGTGCCGAGCAAGCTCACCTCGTACTTCGCGGTCGGGAAGCCGGTGCTGGCCGCCGTCGACACGACCAGCACGACCTTCGCCGAGATGGACGCCGCCGGAGCCGGCCCGATCGTCCCGCCGGCAGCGCCCGGCGCGCTCGTGACGGCAGCCGAGGAGCTCGCAGCCGCCCCCGAGCGCGCGGCGCGTTACGGCGCTGAGGCGCAGAGCTACCGGCGACGCATCCTGACGGAGGATGCCGCGATCGCGGCCTTCGCCCGGACGCTGTCCGCGGCGATCGACGGGGTCGAGCGCTCTCTCACCTCCTCGTCACGGCGTTGAGCCACCGCCACCCCTGATAAGCGAGGTGGCGCACGCTTCCAGCACCCCTATTAAGAGGTGTGGCTGTTAAGAGGTGTGGCTGCAGCGCCAACGTCGGCGGCCCGGCCGACCATTCGGGTCGTCGGCCGGGCCGCCGTGTGCGACGCGAACGCCGCCCCCGCCCGGGTCAGGGCAGGGTGTAGGTGAGGGTCAGGGTCGGCCGCTGGCTCGCCGACGTCGCCTCGCGGGAGAACACGCGCAGGTTGTCGGCCGAGGTGGTCGAGACACGGAGCGTGACGCTCTGACCCAGGAGCGGCGCGAGCTGATCGGCAGCGAGAACCACACTGTACGGCGTGTTGGTGGCCGTGGCTCCCGACAGCGTTCCGATCGGGCTCGTGCCGCGAACGGTGGTCGGGCGGTTGTTCCAGGTCAGCGTGGCCTCGTCCCACGCCCCGTCCATCAGGTGCACGTCATGAGCACCCGCGCTGCCCGCCGACGGGTCGGTGGAGGTCCGCACGCCGAGCGTGGCCGAGACGAGCGTCGCGCCCACCGGGAGGGTGGGGAGCGTCAGCTTGAGGAAGCTCTGCTGACCCACGTCACCCCGCGAGACGAGCTGGTTCGACGTCGCGTAATTCTGCGTCGGCGTGTTGGCGTAGCCGGCGGCATCCGCGTCGACCGCGATCGTCGTCGTCACCGTCTGCACCGGTGCCACCACCGTCGCCGAGGCCGCCGCCGACGCCGCGCTGGCGTTCCCCGCGGCATCGCGGGCGACGACGCGGTACCAGTAGGTTCCCGGGGCGAGCCCCGGGTCGGTGTAGGTCGTTGCCGTGACGGCGGCGATCCGGGAGGCCGCGTCGGCGGCGAAGCCGGCTGTGGTCCCGCGGTGGAGGTCGTAGCCGGCGACTCCGACATCGTCGCTGCTCGCGGGCCACGAGACCTGAGCGGAACCGCCCGTGACCGCCACCGCAGGTGTCCCCGGCGCCGACGGCGCGGTGGTGTCGGGAGCGGTCACGATCACCGTCACCTCGTCCGACGCGGGCCCGGCGTTGCCTGCGGCGTCGAACGCGACCACCCGGTACACATAGGTACCCGGCTGGAGCGGGCCGTCCTGAGCGGTCGTCCCGGCCGTCTGCGCGACCCGGTTGCCGGCCGACACCGCGAAGCCGGGCGTGGTGCTCCGGTGGACGTCGTAGCGCACGACACCGCGGTCATCTGTCGCGGCAGTCCACGAGAGACCGGCCGTCGTGCCCGCCGCGTTCGCCTGCACACCCGTGGGCGCCGTGGGCGCCGCCGTGTCGGGTGCCGACAGCGGCGTGAACTCGAGCACGAGCACGGGACGGTACGAGCTGTTCGCCGCCTCCGACGACCACAGCCGCAGGTTGTCCGCGCCCGTCCCGGTCATCCGGAGCGTCGCGTTCTGTCCGAGGAGAGGCCGCAGCGATGCCGCCGAGAGGTCGACGGTGTACGCGGTGTTGACGGCGGGCGCCTGCCCGAGCCGTCCGGCCCCGGCGCCCGGCGTCGAGGGACGGGTGTTCCACGTGACCGTCGACTCGTTCCAGGCGTCTCCGATGATCGCGAAGTCGGTCGGTTCTACCGTGCCCGCGGACGGGTCGGTCGAGGTCCGGAGCTTCAGGGTCACCCGCGTCAGCGCCGTGCCGTTCGGAGCTGACGGCAGCGGGGCCGACAGCAGCGACTCGATCTGGCTGGTGCCGCCGCGACTGGAGATCTGCGTGCTCGCGCCGTAGTTCGTGTCGGGCACGCCCTGCACCACCATCGCGTCGTCGGCCACCGGGACCGTGACCACGACCGGCTCGACCGACTCGATCGTGACGGCGACGGATGCCGCGGTCCCGACGTTGCCGGAGACATCGACCGCCGTGATCTTGTAGTGGTACACGCCGGGCGCGAGGCCGGGGTCGTCGAACGCCAGGTCGGTGACCGCGGCGACGCGGTTGGTCTCGTCGGCGGTGAAGGAGGCATCGGAGCCGCGGTGCACCCGGTATCCGGCGACCCCTCGGTCGTCCGTGGCCGCGGTCCAGCGCACCTGCACGGTGCCGTCGACCAGCGTGGCCGTGGCTGTGGCCGGTGCCGAGGGCGGCGTCGTGTCGGGGGCGGTCACCGTCGCCGGGAGCGATGACGGAGAGGCCGCGCTGACGTTGCCCGCGGCGTCGGATGCGGTGACGCGGTAGTAGTACGTGCCGGGTGCGGGCGACGGATCGGTGAATCCGGTCGTCGCCGTCGTGCCGACGACGTTCGAGGCATCCGCCGTGAAATCGGCCGTCGTGCCGCGGTGGACGGTGTAGCCCGTGACCGCGACATCATCGGCGACCGCGGTCCACGTCAGCGAGACCCCGTCGGAGGCGGCCGTCGCGAGCGGGGCGACCGGCGTCTGCGGGGGCGTCGTGTCGAGGAGGTCGACCTGCACGGCGTCCGTGGCGGGTCCGACGTTGCCGGCGGCGTCGACCGCGACGACGCGGTAGTACCGCGTGCCGGGCACCTGCGCCGTGTCGACGAATCCGGTCGTGATGCTTGTCCCGAGGCGCGTGTCCTCACTGGGCGCGAAGTCGGCCGTCGTGCCGCGGTAGACCGTGTACGACACCACCGCGTGGTCGTCGGTCGCGGCTGCCCATGAGAGATGCACGCCGTCTGCCGATGCCTGCGCAGACAGTGCCGTGGGCGCGGCCGGCGGGGTGGTGTCGGCGATGCCGATCGCGTGGTGGCGCGCCACCGTGGCCGCGTCGAGCGTCGTCGGATAGATCGCGAACTCATCGAGCTCGCCGTCGAAGTAGAACGAGGGGGGCTGGCCGGGCCAGCCGCCGAGGTTGCCGCCGCCGATGCGCCAGTACCCGTCGCCGGTCTCGGCGCCCGTCTGGCCGTTCGCGGCCACGAGCTCGCCGTCGACGTAGAGTTTGCGGCCGGTCTCGTCGATGACGGCGACGGCGTGGTGCCAGACGTTGTCGTTGTATGACGTCGACGATTCGACCGTGGCGACGTACCCCGGGTAGGAACCCCAGATCAGTCGTCCGTCGTTGGTCATATACAGCTGCTTGTCGTAGCTCGAGCCGTTGCCGGTCGGCACGTTCTCGAACCCGAACAGCTTGCCGCCCGCGGTCGTGTCGGTGCGGAACCAGATCTCTCCCGAGGTGGTCGGCGAGGGAGCGGTCCGCTGGCCGAGCGCCACGGTGCCCGAGTCGTTGCCCGGGAGCGAGACCGATCCGCTGCCCGAGACCGCACCCGAGGGCTGGGTCTGAGCACCGACGTTGTATACGCCGGGGCTCGTGCCGAACAGCGACGAGTCGGCTGCCGTGGCCCCGGTGTCGTCGAACCGCCAGTACACGGAGGGCTCGGCTCCGAAGACGGCGGCGCCGTAGGCGTCGGCGGGAGCGGTGTTCAGATCGAGCGTCCGACCGGATGCCTGATAGTGGGCGGCCACGCGCGCGGCAGGGAGAGCGCTCGGGTAGATCGCGACCTCGTCGATCAGTCCGCCGAAGAAGTTGCTGGAGGGCTGCCCCGGCCAGCCTCCCAGCTGGTCGCCGCCGACCCGCCAGACGCCCCAGTACGACTGCTGATCGCGGTTGCTGTTCGACGCCACACGCAGCCCGTCGACGTAGAGCGCCATTCCGCTCGCGCCCTGCGTGGCGACGACGTGGTGCCACTGCCCGTCGTTGAGCGGCTGGGGGCTGGTCACGGTCGACGCGCCGCCGACCCAGACGCCGAAGGTGATGCGGCCGTCGTTCTGCATGTACACGTGGCGGTCGTACGAGCCGCTGAGGTTCGAGATGTTGGAGCCGGTGCGCGGACGCCCGTTGCCGAAGCCGGCGATCTTGCCGCCCGCTGTCGTCGTCGTGTTGATCCACGCCTCGACGGTGTACGTCGACGGACCCGGGCGCAGCTGGTCGGTGATGGCGTAGTCGTCGACACCGTCGAACCGGAGCGAGCCTCCCGCAGCCGGCACCGCACCGTCGGCCGAGACGGTCGCCCCGTCCATGAGAGTGGCGGGGACGGCGTCGGTGCGGGTCTGCGCCGCACCCGAGTCGTGGGCCCAGGTGCCGTTGGTCGAGCCGGACCACAGGCTCGTGGGCCCGTCCGCGCGTACCGCCGCGGGGTAGTCGGCACCGGCCGCACGGGCCGTTGCGCTCACCGCTGCCGAGCGGGCCGAGGTGTTGGTGCCGTCGCTGGCGGTGACGCGGTAGGTGTAGCTCGCGCCGGGCGTGACGTCAGCGTCGACGAAGGTGACCTGCGGGCGTTCCCACCACAGCGACCTGCCCGTGCCGCTCCAGACGGGTTCGGTCGCGTTGCCGCGGTAGACGCTGTAGGTCAGGTGGCTGTCATCGGCATCGACGACGGTGCGGAAGCGGACCTGGATGGTGCCGTCACTCGTGGCCTGTGCGCTGGCGACAGGCGTGGGCGGGGCGCCGGTGTCCTGCGGCCCGAACCGGGTGAGCCCCTGCTGGGCGCGACCGTTGATCGTTGTGAAGTCACCGCCGGACCACAGGTAGCGCTGTCCGCTCGCGTTGCCGGTCGCGACGGCGAGCGCGCGGGGGCCGATGCCCTCGCCGATGCCGTCGTTGCCGAGCGGGAGCCAGCCGAGCACCTCCATCGAGTCGGGGTTCTGCGCCATGAAGTAACGGCGGATGCCGTCGTTGAAGGCGTTGATCCCGCTGCAGTCATGGGCGTGGCTGGCCGAGTAGAGCGTTCCCTGGTACATCACGAGCGACTGCGTCGCGCCGAGGCACGTGTCGCGCCAGACCTGGTCGCCCGTCGCCCACGAGAACGCCGCCTTGCCGTCGAACACGCCGCCGCCGGTCCCCTCGTTGCCGATGTAGAAGCGACCGTCGCCGCCGTCGATGATCGTCTTGGTGACCGAGGTGTCGGGAATGAACCCCGGGCTGTAGGTGCGCAGCACCTGGCCGCCGCTGCCGTCGGTCAGGCTGGCACCGCTGACGATGGCGATGGAGTGCGAGTACTGCCCGTTGATCGAGAACAGGTCGCCGCCGACGACGACCTTCGCACCGTCGGGTGACACGGCGATCGCACGGCCCTCGTTGACCTCCTTCGGCAGGTCGGTGCGGCCGCGGACGGCGTTGGCGGTCCACGGCAGCAGTGCGCCGGTCGTCGCGTCGAACGCGGCGAAGGCCTCGCGGGTCTGTCCTCCGACAGT
It contains:
- a CDS encoding LamG-like jellyroll fold domain-containing protein, whose product is MRTRIAAVAAAVLALFIGAGVVGITAPASALSPGVSFAADDQSTWQTNGTVYALGAAGGKVVAGGTFSQIRPPAGRSDAARVRNALVILDAETGEPDACQFAVTLSGGTPTVRAIAVSADQSRVYVAGNFSTIGGVNVARIAVLDVQACTVAPFRAPLPGSTVTALATHGNVLYAGGLFKTVGGQTREAFAAFDATTGALLPWTANAVRGRTDLPKEVNEGRAIAVSPDGAKVVVGGDLFSINGQYSHSIAIVSGASLTDGSGGQVLRTYSPGFIPDTSVTKTIIDGGDGRFYIGNEGTGGGVFDGKAAFSWATGDQVWRDTCLGATQSLVMYQGTLYSASHAHDCSGINAFNDGIRRYFMAQNPDSMEVLGWLPLGNDGIGEGIGPRALAVATGNASGQRYLWSGGDFTTINGRAQQGLTRFGPQDTGAPPTPVASAQATSDGTIQVRFRTVVDADDSHLTYSVYRGNATEPVWSGTGRSLWWERPQVTFVDADVTPGASYTYRVTASDGTNTSARSAAVSATARAAGADYPAAVRADGPTSLWSGSTNGTWAHDSGAAQTRTDAVPATLMDGATVSADGAVPAAGGSLRFDGVDDYAITDQLRPGPSTYTVEAWINTTTTAGGKIAGFGNGRPRTGSNISNLSGSYDRHVYMQNDGRITFGVWVGGASTVTSPQPLNDGQWHHVVATQGASGMALYVDGLRVASNSNRDQQSYWGVWRVGGDQLGGWPGQPSSNFFGGLIDEVAIYPSALPAARVAAHYQASGRTLDLNTAPADAYGAAVFGAEPSVYWRFDDTGATAADSSLFGTSPGVYNVGAQTQPSGAVSGSGSVSLPGNDSGTVALGQRTAPSPTTSGEIWFRTDTTAGGKLFGFENVPTGNGSSYDKQLYMTNDGRLIWGSYPGYVATVESSTSYNDNVWHHAVAVIDETGRKLYVDGELVAANGQTGAETGDGYWRIGGGNLGGWPGQPPSFYFDGELDEFAIYPTTLDAATVARHHAIGIADTTPPAAPTALSAQASADGVHLSWAAATDDHAVVSYTVYRGTTADFAPSEDTRLGTSITTGFVDTAQVPGTRYYRVVAVDAAGNVGPATDAVQVDLLDTTPPQTPVAPLATAASDGVSLTWTAVADDVAVTGYTVHRGTTADFTADASNVVGTTATTGFTDPSPAPGTYYYRVTASDAAGNVSAASPSSLPATVTAPDTTPPSAPATATATLVDGTVQVRWTAATDDRGVAGYRVHRGSDASFTADETNRVAAVTDLAFDDPGLAPGVYHYKITAVDVSGNVGTAASVAVTIESVEPVVVTVPVADDAMVVQGVPDTNYGASTQISSRGGTSQIESLLSAPLPSAPNGTALTRVTLKLRTSTDPSAGTVEPTDFAIIGDAWNESTVTWNTRPSTPGAGAGRLGQAPAVNTAYTVDLSAASLRPLLGQNATLRMTGTGADNLRLWSSEAANSSYRPVLVLEFTPLSAPDTAAPTAPTGVQANAAGTTAGLSWTAATDDRGVVRYDVHRSTTPGFAVSAGNRVAQTAGTTAQDGPLQPGTYVYRVVAFDAAGNAGPASDEVTVIVTAPDTTAPSAPGTPAVAVTGGSAQVSWPASSDDVGVAGYDLHRGTTAGFAADAASRIAAVTATTYTDPGLAPGTYWYRVVARDAAGNASAASAAASATVVAPVQTVTTTIAVDADAAGYANTPTQNYATSNQLVSRGDVGQQSFLKLTLPTLPVGATLVSATLGVRTSTDPSAGSAGAHDVHLMDGAWDEATLTWNNRPTTVRGTSPIGTLSGATATNTPYSVVLAADQLAPLLGQSVTLRVSTTSADNLRVFSREATSASQRPTLTLTYTLP
- a CDS encoding glycosyltransferase, encoding MSPRPQPVPASVLFVGINYAPEPTGISPYTTGMAQGLAREGWDVRVLTSYPHYPWWRVPEEFRDLPARSAVSGVDIRRLRHYVPRAPSAIKRAVFEISFGLRALTCRWEDPAAIVVVSPALLASRMVALRARLHRIPVVTWVQDIYAIGVQEAGSGSGAGAIAAIEASLLAASERVVVIHRRFRTALEERLGVTRPVDVVRNWSHVPEPAASDTAATRRRMGWGDDEVIVLHTGAIGAKQGLENVIDAAVIARERGSRVRFALVGDGGQRAALEQRPGAEAVSFVDPLPESQFLDVLAAADVLLVHERAGLTEMSVPSKLTSYFAVGKPVLAAVDTTSTTFAEMDAAGAGPIVPPAAPGALVTAAEELAAAPERAARYGAEAQSYRRRILTEDAAIAAFARTLSAAIDGVERSLTSSSRR